A single Entelurus aequoreus isolate RoL-2023_Sb linkage group LG11, RoL_Eaeq_v1.1, whole genome shotgun sequence DNA region contains:
- the LOC133659992 gene encoding tubulin polymerization-promoting protein isoform X2, which translates to MADHKDGLDDFKVQTAKHPNISTTQMRPHNEHSKDRASKRLSTDSNGTSEGGVGSSTPVELTALEESFRRFAIHGDTRATGKDMHGKNWSKLCKDCGVIDGKNITLTDVDIVFSKVKKKSSRTIIYDEFKLALAELARKKYKDKSGEDAEAEVFKLIEGKAPVIAGVTRAVASPTVSRLTDTTKFTGSHKERFDGTGRGKGKAGRVDVVDTSGYVSGYKHRGSYEKKVTKPPNAKPV; encoded by the exons ATGGCAGACCACAA AGACGGACTAGATGACTTTAAAGTCCAAACAGCCAAGCATCCCAACATCAGCACGACCCAGATGCGGCCCCATAATGAACACTCTAAAGACAGAGCATCCAAAAGGCTCTCCACCGACTCTAACGGAACCAGTGAAGGAGGAGTGGGCTCATCCACACCGGTTGAGCTGACGGCCTTGGAAGAGTCGTTTCGACGTTTCGCCATCCACGGCGACACACGCGCTACCGGCAAGGACATGCACGGCAAGAACTGGTCCAAGCTCTGCAAGGACTGCGGTGTGATCGACGGCAAAAACATCACCCTCACCGACGTGGACATCGTCTTCTCCAAAGTAAA GAAGAAGTCCTCTCGCACCATCATATATGACGAATTCAAGCTTGCGCTGGCAGAGCTTGCCAGGAAGAAGTACAAAGACAAGAGCGGAGAGGACGCAGAGGCCGAGGTCTTCAAGTTGATTGAGGGGAAGGCGCCTGTGATCGCCGGGGTCACG AGAGCGGTGGCTTCCCCGACAGTGAGCCGCCTGACGGATACCACAAAGTTCACGGGGTCGCACAAGGAGCGTTTCGACGGCACGGGTCGCGGGAAAGGAAAAGCAGGACGGGTGGACGTAGTCGACACTTCGGGATACGTCTCAGGATACAAGCATCGAGGGTCCTACGAAAAGAAGGTCACTAAACCCCCCAATGCCAAACCCGtgtaa
- the LOC133659992 gene encoding tubulin polymerization-promoting protein isoform X3, whose translation MRPHNEHSKDRASKRLSTDSNGTSEGGVGSSTPVELTALEESFRRFAIHGDTRATGKDMHGKNWSKLCKDCGVIDGKNITLTDVDIVFSKVKKKSSRTIIYDEFKLALAELARKKYKDKSGEDAEAEVFKLIEGKAPVIAGVTRAVASPTVSRLTDTTKFTGSHKERFDGTGRGKGKAGRVDVVDTSGYVSGYKHRGSYEKKVTKPPNAKPV comes from the exons ATGCGGCCCCATAATGAACACTCTAAAGACAGAGCATCCAAAAGGCTCTCCACCGACTCTAACGGAACCAGTGAAGGAGGAGTGGGCTCATCCACACCGGTTGAGCTGACGGCCTTGGAAGAGTCGTTTCGACGTTTCGCCATCCACGGCGACACACGCGCTACCGGCAAGGACATGCACGGCAAGAACTGGTCCAAGCTCTGCAAGGACTGCGGTGTGATCGACGGCAAAAACATCACCCTCACCGACGTGGACATCGTCTTCTCCAAAGTAAA GAAGAAGTCCTCTCGCACCATCATATATGACGAATTCAAGCTTGCGCTGGCAGAGCTTGCCAGGAAGAAGTACAAAGACAAGAGCGGAGAGGACGCAGAGGCCGAGGTCTTCAAGTTGATTGAGGGGAAGGCGCCTGTGATCGCCGGGGTCACG AGAGCGGTGGCTTCCCCGACAGTGAGCCGCCTGACGGATACCACAAAGTTCACGGGGTCGCACAAGGAGCGTTTCGACGGCACGGGTCGCGGGAAAGGAAAAGCAGGACGGGTGGACGTAGTCGACACTTCGGGATACGTCTCAGGATACAAGCATCGAGGGTCCTACGAAAAGAAGGTCACTAAACCCCCCAATGCCAAACCCGtgtaa
- the LOC133659992 gene encoding tubulin polymerization-promoting protein isoform X1, whose product MGTAESTKRQKHKSANPSTAQREPNSCTSMADHKDGLDDFKVQTAKHPNISTTQMRPHNEHSKDRASKRLSTDSNGTSEGGVGSSTPVELTALEESFRRFAIHGDTRATGKDMHGKNWSKLCKDCGVIDGKNITLTDVDIVFSKVKKKSSRTIIYDEFKLALAELARKKYKDKSGEDAEAEVFKLIEGKAPVIAGVTRAVASPTVSRLTDTTKFTGSHKERFDGTGRGKGKAGRVDVVDTSGYVSGYKHRGSYEKKVTKPPNAKPV is encoded by the exons ATGGGAACTGCTGAAAG CACAAAGAGACAGAAACACAAGTCAGCAAATCCAAGCACTGCACAGAGGGAGCCTAATTCTTGCACAAGCATGGCAGACCACAA AGACGGACTAGATGACTTTAAAGTCCAAACAGCCAAGCATCCCAACATCAGCACGACCCAGATGCGGCCCCATAATGAACACTCTAAAGACAGAGCATCCAAAAGGCTCTCCACCGACTCTAACGGAACCAGTGAAGGAGGAGTGGGCTCATCCACACCGGTTGAGCTGACGGCCTTGGAAGAGTCGTTTCGACGTTTCGCCATCCACGGCGACACACGCGCTACCGGCAAGGACATGCACGGCAAGAACTGGTCCAAGCTCTGCAAGGACTGCGGTGTGATCGACGGCAAAAACATCACCCTCACCGACGTGGACATCGTCTTCTCCAAAGTAAA GAAGAAGTCCTCTCGCACCATCATATATGACGAATTCAAGCTTGCGCTGGCAGAGCTTGCCAGGAAGAAGTACAAAGACAAGAGCGGAGAGGACGCAGAGGCCGAGGTCTTCAAGTTGATTGAGGGGAAGGCGCCTGTGATCGCCGGGGTCACG AGAGCGGTGGCTTCCCCGACAGTGAGCCGCCTGACGGATACCACAAAGTTCACGGGGTCGCACAAGGAGCGTTTCGACGGCACGGGTCGCGGGAAAGGAAAAGCAGGACGGGTGGACGTAGTCGACACTTCGGGATACGTCTCAGGATACAAGCATCGAGGGTCCTACGAAAAGAAGGTCACTAAACCCCCCAATGCCAAACCCGtgtaa